The window GCTGTAAAGATTATGCAGATACAGGAAGACGAAAGACAAAGATTAGCAAGAGAACTGCATGATGGATTAGGCGGTACACTGGCCAGCATAAAAATGGCGGCATCCAGAAAGCTACAAGAATCACCGGAAACATCCGGCAACTGGCTGAACACACAGTTGGGCCAGGCCATTGATGAGCTGCGCACCATTTCGCATAATATGCTGCCTCATACCCTGCAGGAGTCTGGCCTTAAGCTTGCGTTGGATGGTTTGATACAAAGATGGAAAGATGGTGCTGCTTACGAATTGTATTACCACAATAACCTTACGCAAAGATTCAGCGATCTTGCTGAAATATCCATCTACAGAATTGTTGCAGAGCTGATGCAAAATATCCATAAGCATGCAAAAGCAAAACAAGTATCTATACAGATTTGGATAGAAAATAATTCCTTGATGCTTTCTGTAGAAGATGATGGCATAGGCATACAGACAAACGAATTCTCAGGCATAGGCATGCGTAATATTCGCTATCGAACGGAATACTTTGGCGGAAACTTACACACAGATACGAGCGCAAAAGGAACAACCATTATTTTGTCTATTCCTCTTCAAAACATTGCCCCCAAATGAATACCATCATTATAGCAGATGACCATAAGATTTTTGCTGAAAGCCTTGCGAATATGTTGCAGGAGCAAAATCGCTTTCAGGTAATCACCATCACACATTCCATTGCAGCTACCAAAGTTGCTTTGTTGGAATACAATGCGGATCTACTTTTACTCGACTACCATTTTCCTGATGGAAAGGGTATTGATGTAGCAGGATTTGTTCATGAGGAACAATTACCTGTAAAGACAATCATGCTCAGTATGGAAAATGATTTTCCAGTTATGCAGCAAGCTGAACAATTGGGCGTAAATGCCTATCTTATTAAGAATCTTTCTTCTGCAGAACTAATTGAAGCCATGGAGCAAGTGCTTGCAGGTGAAAAAGTGTTTATGTGGCCCGAGCAAAGAGCCGAACAGCCCGCTGAAGTACAGTTACTGAGTCCGAGAGAACAGGAGATTGTACAACTGGTAAGACAAGGACTTACCAGTCAGGAAATTGCTGCACAACTCTTTCTCAGTAACTATACTGTTGAGACACACCGCAGAAACATCTTACGTAAACTGAATATGAAGAATACGGCGATGTTGGTACAATGGGCAGAAAAGTTTCTTTAGTTCTTGGTATAAGTATTGCCAAAGGTTAGTGAACTGCCACTGCAATTGTATGCCTGATTACCTCCGGTTGGCAATGTACCTTCCTGGCCATTAATTGCAAAGTAAGTATACGTTAGTCTTAGTGTGCCGTTACCGTTGTCTGTCCAGTTAAATCGGAATGTTCTTGTCCAGCCAAGATTACAATCTCGGTCTGATAGTGAGCCAGTGCCAGATGAACCTGAGCCATTTAAGGTAAGATAAGCTGTGTAGCTGCCGCCGCAGATAGAGCGTTTCCAGCTACCAGTAAAACATTTGCCGCTCTCTTCTTCTTTTTCGCCTAATAATTCGCAGGAAGAAAAACTTGTTACAAGGAGGCAAAGTAAGGCCCCCAGCAATTTTTTTGTTTGCATGTCAGTTGATTTTGGTGATGATGGGGGGAACAATACAAACCTACACTGGCTGTAGCAAAGCAGCAATACCAACAAACAGGTAATTATTCCTTAAGTCTTCTGGGCGGAATGATTTCATTCAAACGAATGATGAGTAATGGCGTAACAAAAAAGATGGAGATGGATGTAGCAAAAGGTTGTATTGCATACCAGTTAAACCACGCAAAAACATAATGCAAAACTATACCAGTTGAACCCATCAGCACTAGCATATTGCGCAGCATGCTGGTTAGCTTATTTACATCAATCTTTTGACGTTTAGCTTCTGGCAGTTGTTTATACCCTGCAATCAGATTGGGCCATTGCTTTACTGCAAAACCAAGTAAAATGAGGAATACGCCAATGATCCACGCAACCATGCTAATTATTTCGCTGCAAGATAATACGGTGTTGTATCATCATTTACGGGTGTTTCCTGATTCCAGTAAGACCAGGTAACAAAATTTCCATTACCATCTTTCAGCAGTCTGCCAAATATGGCGTTGATGGTATTGAATGTATAGTCCGTAACACCAATAGTGAAGCTGCTAGGCGCTGGTGGTATTTCTCCTTCAGCTGGTGCGGGTGCTCCTTTTGGTGGTGGCGATGGAGCAATCATCACTTCATAACCATTCAACTCCAGCAAAGCACGGAGAAATGTGCAACGTGCTTCAGATGCATTACGCTCTACAATGCCACATTTCACACCGTTCAATTCTTCAAATTCATGGTTCTTGTTGATGGCCATACAAAACAATTATCGGTTCAGCATTGCGATATAATCATAAATCCAACCTGCAATACCTGTAATTAAAATACCCGCTACACAGAGATACAATCCCAACTTCACGGTTACAGGTATGGTTATTGTTGGTTGGGCTGTTTCTGTATTAAACATATTTCTTACCACACGTAAATAGTAATACAAAGACACCATCATATTCAGTGCAGCAATAATCACCAACCAGAAATCTGCTCTTACTGCACCGGCAGTCAGTAAGAAAAACTTACCAAAGAATCCCGCCGTAGGCGGAATACCCGCTAATGAAAATAATGCCAATGCCATCACCCAAGTGAGCAATTTATTCTTGGTATAGAGCCCCTTGTAATCGCTGATTTGTTCTGAGCCTGTTTGCGCAGCAATGACTGCGGCCACACCAAATGCAGCAATATTTGAAAAGACATAGATCAGTACAAAATAAATCACAGAAGCAAGTCCTGCGGGGCTATTCGCGCTGATACCAATCAACACAAAACCCACTTGCGCAATAGAAGAGAAAGCCAGCATACGCTTGATATTGTCCTGCCGAATGGCGAAGAGATTACCAATGATGATGGTGATTAACCCAATAATTACAAGTAGTTGATACCATGTTTCAAACATGGGTTGGAATGCACGATAGAATGTGCTGGTGAGCACAAAAGCTACTGCGCCCTTTGATACCACAGATAAAAATGCGGTCACTGGCATGGGTGAACCTTCGTACACATCGGCTGTCCATAAATGAAAAGGCACAGCAGACAGTTTGAATGCAAAAGCAGCGAAGATCATCACAAGCGATAATAACTGTAGTCCATTATCCGCTTTTAGTGCTTGAGGCAAGGCTTCAAAGCCGATGGTTCCTGTTGCTCCATAGAGCAAAGAAATACCCATGAGCAATATGCCAGATGAAAGTGCTGAAGACAATATCATCTTCATTGCAGCTTCAGAAGAACGTTTCTTATCCAAATCAAAATTTGCCATGGCTGCAACAGGAATCGTAGCAAGCTCTAAAGAGAGATATAACATTAAGAAATTACCAGCCGAAATCATGGTCTGCATACCCAACAAAGCGCTTAGCATCAATACCAGAAACTCTGGTAAGTGTTCCTGCTTTTCCAACCATTGATGGTTGACCAATACCAATAAATAGACACCTGCAATTAAAATGGCTTTTTCAAAACCAAACAGCTGTGAGGTTTGAAACATATTGCCGAATAAGAAACCATTGCCATTCCACCCAAACGCAAGTGCCAGATTCACCAACAATAGTAACTGCGTGATTTGTAACAGGCTACCATTACGCATGCCCTTACCTAATTTGATCAGCAGTAAAACCACGATGATCAATGTGGTAAATAGTTCTGATTTCAATCCTATGATCCAGTCGTAATTCATTTGGCAGCCAGTTTATCCATGATGAATTGAGTAGATGGCTGAATCAATTCATTCAACCATTGTGGTGCTATGCCCATGGCCAGCATACCTGCAATCAAGACCACCGCAGCCATTTTCTCATACCATGCCACATCCTGTAGAGATGCAAAGTTTTCTTTTATAGGACCCATCGCCACCTGACCAATCGCACGAAGAATATAGACTGCAGTAACCACTATCGACATACAGGCAATCACTGTTGCGGCACGATGATAGACATCCTGATGCTCCCATCCACCCACAAAGACCGTCATCTCTGCCACAAAACCACTGAGACCGGGCAATCCAAGTGAAGCAAGTCCAGCGATGAACAAAGCTGTTACAGCAAAAGGCATCACTTTTAATAAACCACCCATTTCAGCAATGGTACGTGTATGTGTTCTTTCGTAAATCATGCCAATCACAGCGAAGAAAAGGGCTGTCATCAAACCATGTGACACCATTTGTAAGACTGCACCATTGAATGCAGTTTTCGTGAGCATGCCAATACCGAGTAACACAAACCCACAGTGACTAATGGATGAATATGCATTCATATACTTGAGATCTTTCTGCATGAGCGTAGCAAAAGCACCATACAGAATGGCAATAGCAGAAAGTGCAATCACCAGATCAGCATAAACCTTAGCGCCTTCTGGCAATAAGAGTGTAGCTACTTTCAAACAACCATAACCACCTAGTTTCATAGAAATACCTGCGAGAAACATCGAACCCGCTGTTGGTGCAGAAGAGTGACCATCAGGCACCCAGGTGTGAAATGGAAACAATGCAGAGAACACACCAAATCCACCAAACAATAAGGGATAGATAATCTTCTGTGAACCTGCACCCAATTGTTGGTTAGCCAATTGCAGGATATCAAAACTGCGCTGATCGGCAGGCGTTGCGTAGAAAATACCGAGTATGCCTACAAAGATGAGTGCAGAGCCGCCCATCAACATCAAAGCCAGTTTATTGGCGCTATAGTTTTTATTACCTGAACCCCAAACTGCAATGAGCAGGTATTTAGGAATCACGGCTATTTCTAAGAAGAAGAATAAAAGCAACAGGTCTTGCGACATGAAAAAGCCATACGCACCAAATGACAAGAGTAATAGCAAGAAATAATACTCTTTTACCATGCGCTGTACGTTCCATGAAACCAATACACCCGCCAGTACCACAAAAGCTGTGAGCAACATCATGGCAATCGACATACCATCCACGCCAATATGGAAATGAATATTCCACACACTAAACCAAGCATAGTTTTGCTCAAAGAAAGCAGCCATCGCATATCCCATCGCGCGTTGTTGCTGATAGGCAATGAATAACCAAACCACCATCCCCAATTGCAGCAATGCACCATAGAGTGCTGTGCGCCTGATCCAGTCGGGCGAACGCATCACCAACAGCAGCAGTGCTGTTAGTAATGGAATGCCTAATATGTAGAGTAAGTTCATGTTCTTGCTTTTACCAGATATATAATACCAAAACAGCCAGCGCCACTACACCACCTAAGAAATACAATCCGTAATCCTGCACCTTACCCGATTGCCAGGTTTTGATATTGCTAGAAATTTTTTGTGTGATGGATGCTGAACCATTCACTGCTGCATTGATGATGTGTTGATCAATCCATGCTGCGGGTTTAGCAATCAGAGCAAATACAACAGATTTGGTCAGGAAGAGATACAACTCATCGATATACAATTTGTGGTATACCGCTTGAAACAAGCCACCCAAACTGTTTTGAATACTTGCAGGCTTGGCATTCTCCTTGCCATACAACCATGCGGCTATCAAGATACCCAACACACCCAGCGCTACCGGCGCAATAGAGAAGCTGAGGTGCAATTCACTGTGTAATGCTTTGCCATCGCTACTCACCAATTCACCGAAGGGAATCAACCCCGCAAATGCAGCACCACCTGCCAACAGTACCAATGGTAACCACATGATCGCACTTGCTTCATGTGCATGACCAGTATGTGGTTTGTTCCAGAAGATGCGGAAATACAAACGGAACATATAAAAAGCAGTAAGACCAGAAGTGATCAAAGCAATCCAATAAATCGGTGTATTGTTTTGATAAGCGGCTAACAAGATTTCTTCTTTGCTGAAGAAGCCGGATAGTGGTGGTACACCAGCAATTGCCAAACAAGCAATCAAGAAACTAATGTGCGTGATGGGCATTTGCTTTCTGAGTCCGCCCATATCATGCATTTCATTGCTATGTACTGCGTGAATCACTGCACCCGCACCCAAGAACAACAATGCTTTGAACAATGCGTGTGTGAAGAGATGGAACATAGAAGCCGTGAAACCCAATCCGGCTTCACCGCCATAACCTGATACACCCAAGGCAAACATCATGTAACCAATCTGGCTCATCGTAGAGTATGCCAATACTCTTTTGATATCTGTTTGTGTACAAGCGATGAGTGCTGCAATCACCGCAGAGATAGCACCCACCCATCCAATAGCTGCTAATAATTCAGGTGCACTGATGGCATAGATGGGAAACAATCTTGCTACTAAGTAAACACCCGCTACCACCATCGTTGCCGCGTGGATCAAAGCCGATACCGGTGTGGGACCTTCCATCGCATCGGGCAACCAAATATGCAATGGGAATAATGCGCTTTTACCTGCACCGCCGATGAATACAAGCGATAAGCCCCAGGTTAAAGCAGATACGCCTAAGAAGCTTGCTTTGTTAACTGCATCCAGTGCTGGTGTATGTGGGGTGGTTAGTTGTTGTATCAATGTTTGGAAATCTAAAGAACCGCCATAATAACTCAAGACCAGAATACCAATTAGAAAACCCAAATCCGCAAATCGTGTAACGATGAAGGCTTTTTTAGAAGCCGCAACCGCAGAGGGTTTATCATAGTAATAACCAATCAATAGAAAAGAGGATACACCTACCAGCTCCCAGAAGAAATAGGTTTGAAAAATATTGGTAGCCAGCACCAGTCCCAACATGGAAAAAGTAAAGAGTTGCAGATAAGCAAAATAGGTAGCGAAACGTTTTTCACCATGCATATAACTATTGCTATAGATATGCACCATCAAGCTAATTAAGGTAACTACCACCAACATCATTACAGAAATAGGATCTAATAACAAACCCATCTGAATGGACAGTTGATTATTAAAGCGCAACCATTCAATGTTCAATGGAATGATTGTTTGGTAAACATCATTCACCCGACCGTTGGCAAAAAAATAGGTCCAAGCAGCACCGCCCGCCAGAACTGCTGAAACGAGGATCAACGCTGTAGCGAGTATTCCTGCAAAAGGTTTGAGTTGTTTGCCAAAGAGGCCCAGCAAAACAAAGCCAAGCAATGGCAGTAAAGGAATCAGGGCTATATTGGTTGCACTCAGCATAGGGTTTATTTAATACTTCAGCTCTTCGGCGGTGTCTACCAGAATGGAGCGGTGTGTTTTATATAAGTTGATGATGATGGCAATGGCCACAGCTGCTTCAGCTGCTGCAATCGCAATCACAAAAACCGTGAAGAAAACACCATCCATTCCCGAAGGCCAGACATACTTATGAAAAGCAATGAAGTTTAGGTTTACGCTATTCAGTACGAGCTCTACACTCATCAACATGGTGATGAGGTTTCTTCTAGTAAGAAATCCATAAATACCCAAGAAGAACAAAGCTGTACTGATGAATAATATGTGTTCGAGTCCGATCATGTTATGATTCTATTGCAGATGATTCATTACTTGGTTTGCGCATCGCAATTACAATACAGCCAATCATGGCTGCTAGCAACAACACACTCACCAATTCAAATGGAAAAGCCATGCCACCTTCGCCGGTGCTTAGCATCAATCGACCAATACGGTCTACCTCTGCCGTGCCCGTTTGTGTAACTTCTGTGAAACCATATTGTAGTACTTGTACCAACACCAATGCAAACCCACAGAATGCTGCTAATGCGGCAAACAGTTGTTGCGTCCACTTTGGTTTAGGTAAATCCTCACCCGCTTGCTGTGTTAGAAAAATGGAGAAGATAATTAAGACCACAATACCACCTACATATACCACAATTTGTACTGCAGCAATGAATGCATAATCCAGCCAGAAATAAATACCGGCAATGCCAATCAGTGAAAACAACAAATAAATAGCCGAGCGAAATATCTGTCTGCTGGTAACCGCCAACAAAGCACTACCCAGTGTCATTGCGGCTAACAAATAAAATATGATGGTTGCTGCATCCATTATTCTACACCTTCCATGATTTTAGAGCCGGGGTTATTCAATACTTTGGTTAGCTGATTACGATCGAACACGCTATGCTCAAATGTCTGCGCCATTTTAATCGCATCAGAGGGACAAGCTTCCACGCATAGATTACACATGGTGCAGAGCTCCAGGTGATAGACCAGTTTATCAATCGCTTTTTTCTTTTTGCCTTCCGGCGTTACATCAAACTTGGTGATGACTTTGATGGTTCCATTGGGACAAGCCAGTTCGCAAGCTGTACAACCTGTACAACGATGTTCATTGTGCTCATTGTGCGGCATCACTACTTCACCCTTGAATCGTTCGGGCAATTCCAGCGTATCTCTGTTATCCGGATATTGCTGGGTAATGATTTCTTTATGATGGGTGAAATAATAACCCGTCATGCGCATACCGGTTACCAGCGACTTCAATCCGCCTGCGATATTCCTGATGTACTCTTTTAAGAACATAGTCTGCGTTTAAAAATGCCAGCCCATGATGGCGATAAGGGTTACCAATAAAATATTCACCATGCCTATCGGCAATAAGTATTTCCATTCCAGGTTCAGCAACTGATCAATCCGCAAACGCGGAAAGGTCCAGCGAAACCACATCATCACGAAAATCAGGAAGAAGGTTTTGCCAAAGAACCAAATGCTGGATGGAATATAATCCATGATGGTATTGAAGCCAGTCCAGCCACCAATATGGAAAGGCATCCAGCCACCTAAGAACAGTGTAGCACCCATCGCACATACAATGAATACATTGATGTATTCTGCAAGGAAGAATAGCGCGAACTTCATACCAGAGTACTCTGTGTGAAAGCCCGCCGTTAGTTCTGATTCTGCTTCTGCCAAATCAAAAGGTGCACGATTGGTTTCTGCAGTAGCTGCAATAATGAAAATGATAAAAGCAATGATGGCAGGAATATGCCCTTTGAAAATCCACCAACCATTTTCCTGCGCCATAATAATATCAGACACACGCAAACTACCAGTCAAGACCACGATGGTAAGAATAGATAAGCCTGCAGATAATTCATAGCTCACAATCTGTGCGCCACTGCGCATGGCGCCGAGCAAAGAATATTTATTATTACTACTCCAACCCGCCATCAACACACTGATAACTGAGATAGAGGAAATAGCAGCAACATAGAGTACGCCTATATTTAAATCCCAAATATGCAGGTTACGTGCAAAGCCAATAGGTGCCAACAACAGCATAGCAGCAATCATGGCAATAAACGGTGCAAGGTTGAATAAGAATTTATCCGAACCACTTGGTGTAAGTCCCTCTTTCACCAACAATTTCACCGTATCAGCTAATGATTGCAACAAACCTTTTGGACCAACACGGTTAGGTCCCAAACGAATCTGCATCCATGCAGACACTTTACGCTCCATGATCACCAATACCAAGCCCAATCCTGCAAACAAGCCAATCGCTGCAACACCAATGATCACACCCTCAATCAACAAGGCAATGGTTGGATCAAACTGTGCGTTGAGCCAGCTGTCTATTTGGGTTGCTATGTCTGAAAAAGAAATCACAAGTTGGTTTTTGGTTAATGGTTTATTACCTATCTATATCTGGTATTACTAAATCTAATGTCCCCATCGCTGCAACCAGATCGCCAATCTTACTGCCGCGTGTCATATGATCGAGAATAGAGAGATTAGAAAATCCGGGTGAGCGAAACTTAATACGATAAGGTGTTGTGCCTCCTTCGCTCACGATGTACACACCCAATTCTCCACGTGCTGTTTCTACACGCTGATAAAACTCTCCCTTCGGTAATTTCAACACCGCTTTGGTCTTGGCCTGAAAATCACCTTCCGGAATATTGTCAATCAACTG is drawn from Chitinophagales bacterium and contains these coding sequences:
- a CDS encoding response regulator transcription factor, which encodes MNTIIIADDHKIFAESLANMLQEQNRFQVITITHSIAATKVALLEYNADLLLLDYHFPDGKGIDVAGFVHEEQLPVKTIMLSMENDFPVMQQAEQLGVNAYLIKNLSSAELIEAMEQVLAGEKVFMWPEQRAEQPAEVQLLSPREQEIVQLVRQGLTSQEIAAQLFLSNYTVETHRRNILRKLNMKNTAMLVQWAEKFL
- a CDS encoding DUF3784 domain-containing protein; the protein is MVAWIIGVFLILLGFAVKQWPNLIAGYKQLPEAKRQKIDVNKLTSMLRNMLVLMGSTGIVLHYVFAWFNWYAIQPFATSISIFFVTPLLIIRLNEIIPPRRLKE
- a CDS encoding NADH-quinone oxidoreductase subunit N is translated as MNYDWIIGLKSELFTTLIIVVLLLIKLGKGMRNGSLLQITQLLLLVNLALAFGWNGNGFLFGNMFQTSQLFGFEKAILIAGVYLLVLVNHQWLEKQEHLPEFLVLMLSALLGMQTMISAGNFLMLYLSLELATIPVAAMANFDLDKKRSSEAAMKMILSSALSSGILLMGISLLYGATGTIGFEALPQALKADNGLQLLSLVMIFAAFAFKLSAVPFHLWTADVYEGSPMPVTAFLSVVSKGAVAFVLTSTFYRAFQPMFETWYQLLVIIGLITIIIGNLFAIRQDNIKRMLAFSSIAQVGFVLIGISANSPAGLASVIYFVLIYVFSNIAAFGVAAVIAAQTGSEQISDYKGLYTKNKLLTWVMALALFSLAGIPPTAGFFGKFFLLTAGAVRADFWLVIIAALNMMVSLYYYLRVVRNMFNTETAQPTITIPVTVKLGLYLCVAGILITGIAGWIYDYIAMLNR
- a CDS encoding NADH-quinone oxidoreductase subunit M, with product MNLLYILGIPLLTALLLLVMRSPDWIRRTALYGALLQLGMVVWLFIAYQQQRAMGYAMAAFFEQNYAWFSVWNIHFHIGVDGMSIAMMLLTAFVVLAGVLVSWNVQRMVKEYYFLLLLLSFGAYGFFMSQDLLLLFFFLEIAVIPKYLLIAVWGSGNKNYSANKLALMLMGGSALIFVGILGIFYATPADQRSFDILQLANQQLGAGSQKIIYPLLFGGFGVFSALFPFHTWVPDGHSSAPTAGSMFLAGISMKLGGYGCLKVATLLLPEGAKVYADLVIALSAIAILYGAFATLMQKDLKYMNAYSSISHCGFVLLGIGMLTKTAFNGAVLQMVSHGLMTALFFAVIGMIYERTHTRTIAEMGGLLKVMPFAVTALFIAGLASLGLPGLSGFVAEMTVFVGGWEHQDVYHRAATVIACMSIVVTAVYILRAIGQVAMGPIKENFASLQDVAWYEKMAAVVLIAGMLAMGIAPQWLNELIQPSTQFIMDKLAAK
- the nuoL gene encoding NADH-quinone oxidoreductase subunit L translates to MLSATNIALIPLLPLLGFVLLGLFGKQLKPFAGILATALILVSAVLAGGAAWTYFFANGRVNDVYQTIIPLNIEWLRFNNQLSIQMGLLLDPISVMMLVVVTLISLMVHIYSNSYMHGEKRFATYFAYLQLFTFSMLGLVLATNIFQTYFFWELVGVSSFLLIGYYYDKPSAVAASKKAFIVTRFADLGFLIGILVLSYYGGSLDFQTLIQQLTTPHTPALDAVNKASFLGVSALTWGLSLVFIGGAGKSALFPLHIWLPDAMEGPTPVSALIHAATMVVAGVYLVARLFPIYAISAPELLAAIGWVGAISAVIAALIACTQTDIKRVLAYSTMSQIGYMMFALGVSGYGGEAGLGFTASMFHLFTHALFKALLFLGAGAVIHAVHSNEMHDMGGLRKQMPITHISFLIACLAIAGVPPLSGFFSKEEILLAAYQNNTPIYWIALITSGLTAFYMFRLYFRIFWNKPHTGHAHEASAIMWLPLVLLAGGAAFAGLIPFGELVSSDGKALHSELHLSFSIAPVALGVLGILIAAWLYGKENAKPASIQNSLGGLFQAVYHKLYIDELYLFLTKSVVFALIAKPAAWIDQHIINAAVNGSASITQKISSNIKTWQSGKVQDYGLYFLGGVVALAVLVLYIW
- the nuoK gene encoding NADH-quinone oxidoreductase subunit NuoK, which gives rise to MIGLEHILFISTALFFLGIYGFLTRRNLITMLMSVELVLNSVNLNFIAFHKYVWPSGMDGVFFTVFVIAIAAAEAAVAIAIIINLYKTHRSILVDTAEELKY
- a CDS encoding NADH-quinone oxidoreductase subunit J — protein: MLAAMTLGSALLAVTSRQIFRSAIYLLFSLIGIAGIYFWLDYAFIAAVQIVVYVGGIVVLIIFSIFLTQQAGEDLPKPKWTQQLFAALAAFCGFALVLVQVLQYGFTEVTQTGTAEVDRIGRLMLSTGEGGMAFPFELVSVLLLAAMIGCIVIAMRKPSNESSAIES
- a CDS encoding 4Fe-4S binding protein produces the protein MFLKEYIRNIAGGLKSLVTGMRMTGYYFTHHKEIITQQYPDNRDTLELPERFKGEVVMPHNEHNEHRCTGCTACELACPNGTIKVITKFDVTPEGKKKKAIDKLVYHLELCTMCNLCVEACPSDAIKMAQTFEHSVFDRNQLTKVLNNPGSKIMEGVE
- the nuoH gene encoding NADH-quinone oxidoreductase subunit NuoH produces the protein MISFSDIATQIDSWLNAQFDPTIALLIEGVIIGVAAIGLFAGLGLVLVIMERKVSAWMQIRLGPNRVGPKGLLQSLADTVKLLVKEGLTPSGSDKFLFNLAPFIAMIAAMLLLAPIGFARNLHIWDLNIGVLYVAAISSISVISVLMAGWSSNNKYSLLGAMRSGAQIVSYELSAGLSILTIVVLTGSLRVSDIIMAQENGWWIFKGHIPAIIAFIIFIIAATAETNRAPFDLAEAESELTAGFHTEYSGMKFALFFLAEYINVFIVCAMGATLFLGGWMPFHIGGWTGFNTIMDYIPSSIWFFGKTFFLIFVMMWFRWTFPRLRIDQLLNLEWKYLLPIGMVNILLVTLIAIMGWHF